A window of Ruania suaedae contains these coding sequences:
- a CDS encoding type II toxin-antitoxin system RelE family toxin, with protein sequence MTWEVQFAPSAVRGLDRLPPRIVGAVVEFITVTLPANPERMSKALSGELEGFRSARRGDYRVIFSLDAATSELLVIRVAHRADVYRPR encoded by the coding sequence ATGACGTGGGAGGTCCAGTTCGCGCCCAGTGCGGTGCGTGGGCTCGATCGGTTGCCACCCAGGATTGTCGGCGCCGTCGTGGAGTTCATCACGGTCACCTTGCCGGCGAACCCGGAACGGATGAGCAAGGCGCTGAGTGGTGAGTTGGAGGGGTTCCGATCCGCCCGTCGCGGCGACTACCGCGTCATCTTCTCGCTCGACGCTGCGACATCGGAGCTGCTCGTCATCCGTGTGGCGCATCGAGCCGATGTGTACCGGCCCCGGTGA
- a CDS encoding type II toxin-antitoxin system Phd/YefM family antitoxin has protein sequence MKTVTLSEAKDKLSAYLDEVETEHEIVRITRHGRGAAVLISQDDLDSLRETIFWLSQPGIREDIAEAQRSVEEKSTMSADDVRARYGLPPR, from the coding sequence ATGAAGACGGTGACGTTGAGCGAGGCGAAGGACAAACTCTCGGCCTACCTCGACGAGGTCGAGACCGAGCACGAGATCGTGCGCATCACCCGGCACGGGCGCGGTGCCGCCGTGCTCATCAGCCAGGACGACCTCGACTCGCTCCGCGAGACGATCTTCTGGCTCTCCCAGCCCGGCATCCGGGAGGACATCGCGGAAGCGCAGCGGTCGGTCGAGGAGAAGTCCACGATGAGTGCCGACGACGTCCGGGCGCGGTACGGTCTGCCGCCCCGATGA
- a CDS encoding biotin-dependent carboxyltransferase family protein, translating into MLRVLDAGLVLIEDLGRPGHAASGVSPSGAADRGALMAANRRLGNPDGAPALEVMLGRLHLRAEQEVLVTLAGAPAPVRADDRVHPPGAVIALPAGAELVLRAPPWGLRSYLAVRGGLDVPRVLGSASHDVLSGLGPPPVQAGDVLAVDGAVTGPVPTIGAEHGPAHMPYLLDVLPGPRRDWFTDAAVETFLSEPYTVTDTGDRVGVRLDGPVLDRARAGELASEGVVRGSVQVPPDGKPLIFGPDQPVTGGYPVIGVLTEAAADAAAQVRPGQQFRFRHRGW; encoded by the coding sequence ATGCTGCGTGTGCTCGACGCCGGGCTGGTGCTGATCGAGGATCTCGGCCGCCCCGGTCACGCCGCGTCCGGGGTGAGCCCCTCCGGTGCCGCCGACCGCGGCGCCCTGATGGCCGCCAACCGCAGGCTCGGCAACCCCGACGGCGCCCCCGCCCTGGAGGTGATGCTCGGCCGGCTGCACCTGCGGGCCGAGCAGGAGGTGCTGGTGACCCTTGCCGGTGCGCCGGCGCCGGTGCGCGCCGACGACAGGGTGCATCCACCTGGGGCGGTGATCGCACTCCCGGCCGGCGCCGAACTGGTGCTACGTGCGCCGCCGTGGGGGCTGCGCAGCTACCTGGCGGTCCGGGGCGGTCTGGACGTGCCGCGTGTGCTCGGCTCGGCCAGTCACGACGTGCTCTCCGGGCTCGGGCCGCCGCCGGTGCAGGCCGGGGACGTGCTGGCCGTGGACGGTGCGGTCACCGGTCCGGTACCGACGATCGGCGCCGAGCACGGGCCGGCGCACATGCCATATCTGCTGGACGTGCTGCCCGGGCCGCGGCGGGACTGGTTCACCGACGCGGCGGTGGAGACGTTCCTGTCTGAGCCCTACACCGTGACCGACACCGGTGACCGGGTAGGCGTGCGCCTGGACGGGCCGGTGCTGGACCGGGCACGGGCCGGGGAACTCGCATCGGAGGGCGTGGTGCGGGGCAGTGTCCAGGTGCCGCCGGACGGGAAGCCGCTGATCTTCGGGCCCGACCAACCGGTGACCGGTGGCTACCCGGTGATCGGAGTGCTCACCGAGGCCGCCGCCGATGCTGCGGCACAGGTGCGGCCCGGGCAACAGTTCAGGTTCCGACACCGCGGCTGGTAG
- a CDS encoding 5-oxoprolinase subunit B family protein produces MRVLPCGERAVLLEVADQRAAHALARALAGAPGVIDVVPASRTVLVTSEDPDGVRALAAGLPLDEASTAEVGEEVVIDVRYDGEDLDEVARLTGLTRAEVIARHTGATYTADFLGFAPGFAYLSGLDPALHVARLDTPRTSVPAGAVAIAGDKAAVYPRSSPGGWRLLGHTGAVLFDPEVEPPALLQAGARVRFREVG; encoded by the coding sequence ATGAGGGTGCTGCCGTGCGGTGAGCGGGCCGTGCTGCTCGAGGTGGCCGACCAGCGGGCCGCGCACGCCCTCGCGCGGGCGCTCGCTGGCGCTCCCGGCGTGATCGACGTGGTGCCGGCCTCGCGCACCGTACTCGTCACCAGCGAGGATCCCGACGGCGTCCGTGCCCTGGCCGCCGGCCTCCCCCTGGACGAGGCCTCCACCGCCGAGGTGGGCGAGGAGGTGGTGATCGACGTGCGCTACGACGGCGAGGACCTCGACGAGGTCGCCCGGCTGACCGGCCTCACCCGCGCCGAGGTGATCGCTCGGCACACCGGTGCCACCTACACCGCCGACTTCCTCGGGTTCGCGCCCGGCTTCGCCTATCTCTCCGGACTGGATCCGGCGTTGCACGTGGCCCGTCTGGACACCCCGCGCACCTCGGTACCCGCCGGTGCGGTCGCGATCGCGGGGGACAAGGCCGCCGTCTATCCGCGATCCTCCCCGGGAGGCTGGCGGTTGCTGGGCCACACCGGCGCCGTGCTCTTCGACCCCGAGGTGGAGCCGCCCGCACTGCTGCAGGCGGGCGCCCGGGTCCGGTTCCGCGAGGTGGGCTGA
- a CDS encoding 5-oxoprolinase subunit PxpA — MSTRALDLNADLGEGVGDDAAMLAVVTSANIACGGHAGGPDTMLATCSAALARGVRIGAHPAYPDRENFGRRPVAIDEQSLTAHLRAQVRDLVEAATAVGGQVTYLKPHGALYHAADPGHVRAVVTVAADADLAVVGAPGSLLLERARDAGLTTVAEGFADRAYSPDGKLVPRSEPGAVLHDADLIADRVAALVRTGAIAASDGSPVDLDVRTLCVHGDTPGAVAIARRVRAVLDAAGLSPEPFT, encoded by the coding sequence ATGAGCACACGTGCGCTCGACCTCAACGCCGACCTCGGCGAGGGCGTCGGCGACGACGCCGCCATGCTCGCGGTGGTCACCAGCGCGAACATCGCCTGCGGCGGGCACGCCGGAGGCCCCGACACCATGCTCGCCACCTGCAGTGCCGCCCTCGCCCGGGGTGTGCGGATCGGCGCGCACCCGGCCTACCCCGACCGGGAGAATTTCGGACGGCGCCCGGTCGCCATCGACGAGCAGAGCCTCACCGCCCACCTGCGCGCCCAGGTCCGCGACCTGGTCGAGGCGGCCACCGCCGTCGGGGGGCAGGTGACCTACCTGAAGCCGCACGGCGCCCTATACCACGCGGCCGATCCGGGGCATGTGCGCGCCGTGGTGACGGTCGCCGCGGACGCGGACCTCGCGGTTGTCGGGGCGCCGGGGAGCCTGCTGCTCGAGCGTGCGCGTGACGCGGGCCTGACCACCGTGGCCGAGGGGTTCGCCGACCGCGCCTACAGCCCCGACGGCAAGCTCGTGCCCCGGTCAGAACCCGGTGCGGTGCTCCACGACGCCGACCTCATCGCCGACCGGGTCGCGGCCCTGGTCCGCACCGGTGCGATCGCGGCGAGCGACGGCTCCCCCGTGGACCTGGACGTGCGCACCCTGTGCGTGCACGGGGACACCCCCGGCGCCGTCGCCATCGCCCGTCGGGTGCGGGCCGTCCTCGATGCGGCCGGCCTGAGTCCGGAGCCGTTCACATGA
- a CDS encoding ECF transporter S component — MSEPRTAAVPLSPRLAVALVAVSMVGVLAFAWPLLLDVGAALSDEAAAPIVLGAVLASSLLVVAIAVSDGGMDTRAVAMLGLLAAVGALIRPIAAGTGGVETVFVLLVLGGRVFGPGFGFLLGGATLFASALLTGGVGPWLPYQMLGAAWVGLGAGLLPRRVGPVTELVMLALYGAVASVLFGVAMNLSFWPFLLGSATELSFVPGGPLADNLARFLTYSMVTSLPWDLTRAATTVVGIAVVGHAVLVTLRRAARRAVFSDVG; from the coding sequence GTGAGCGAACCGCGAACGGCGGCGGTGCCGCTCTCGCCGCGGCTCGCGGTCGCGCTGGTGGCGGTGAGCATGGTGGGTGTGCTCGCGTTCGCGTGGCCGCTGCTGCTGGACGTCGGTGCCGCGCTCAGCGACGAGGCGGCTGCCCCGATCGTGCTCGGTGCGGTGCTCGCATCCTCGTTGCTGGTGGTGGCGATCGCCGTCAGCGACGGCGGGATGGACACCCGCGCGGTGGCGATGCTCGGCCTGCTGGCCGCCGTCGGGGCGCTGATCCGCCCGATCGCCGCCGGGACCGGGGGAGTGGAGACCGTGTTCGTGCTGCTGGTGCTCGGTGGCCGGGTGTTCGGGCCCGGCTTCGGCTTCCTGCTGGGTGGCGCCACGCTGTTCGCCTCTGCGCTGCTGACCGGCGGGGTGGGGCCGTGGCTGCCGTATCAGATGCTGGGAGCGGCCTGGGTGGGCCTCGGCGCGGGACTGCTGCCGCGCAGGGTCGGTCCGGTCACCGAGCTGGTCATGCTCGCGCTCTACGGCGCCGTGGCCTCGGTCCTGTTCGGGGTGGCCATGAACCTCTCGTTCTGGCCCTTCCTGCTCGGCTCCGCCACCGAGCTCTCCTTCGTGCCGGGCGGCCCGCTGGCCGACAACCTCGCCCGGTTCCTCACCTACAGCATGGTGACATCGTTGCCATGGGACCTCACCCGCGCCGCGACCACCGTCGTCGGGATCGCCGTGGTCGGACACGCCGTGCTGGTGACACTGCGGCGGGCAGCCCGGCGTGCGGTGTTCAGCGACGTAGGCTGA
- a CDS encoding ABC transporter ATP-binding protein, whose product MIEIENLTVAYGRESVLTEVSAAVAEGELCLVVGPTGSGKSTLLGAVSGRVPHLTGGQVGGRVRVAGRDTRTHQPRDLADAVGVVGQDPQATFITETVADELAFTMEQLGVPPALMRRRVEEVADLLGLAHLRDRGLHTLSGGEQQRVAIGAVLTAQPRVLVLDEPTSALDPGAAEDVLAALARLVHDAGVTVLLAEHRLERVVGFADAVISLDGGRAHAGDPAEVFATAAVAPPVVQLARVAGWQPVPLTVREARRRSVPLRESLGSAALPTREPGEAALSAERVRVAYDDTVAVDDVDLQIRAGEVTAVMGRNGAGKSSLLWALAGAQQLASGRVRGHEQAALVPQSPEDLLYLLTVAAECRTADADAGAQPGTTRSLLDALVPGIDEDANPRDLSEGQRLALAVAIQLARSPRVMLLDEPTRGLDYAAKEHLAAALDRLTGTGHAVVVASHDVEFVAQVADRVVQLADGSVVADGPVREVLADSALLAPQVAKVLSPQRWLTVAEVSAALAQGDS is encoded by the coding sequence ATGATCGAGATCGAGAACCTCACCGTCGCCTACGGCCGCGAGTCGGTGCTGACCGAGGTGAGCGCCGCCGTCGCCGAGGGGGAGCTGTGCCTGGTGGTGGGGCCCACCGGTTCGGGTAAGTCCACCCTGCTGGGCGCCGTCAGCGGGCGGGTGCCGCACCTGACCGGCGGGCAGGTCGGCGGCCGTGTGCGGGTCGCCGGGCGGGACACCCGCACCCACCAGCCGCGGGACCTGGCCGACGCGGTCGGGGTGGTCGGGCAGGACCCGCAGGCCACCTTCATCACCGAGACCGTGGCGGACGAGCTCGCCTTCACGATGGAACAGCTCGGCGTCCCCCCGGCCCTCATGCGCCGCCGCGTGGAGGAGGTGGCCGACCTGCTCGGGCTGGCCCACCTGCGCGACCGGGGCCTGCACACCCTCTCCGGCGGGGAGCAGCAGCGCGTCGCTATCGGGGCGGTGCTGACCGCGCAGCCGCGCGTGCTCGTGCTCGACGAGCCGACATCCGCCCTCGACCCGGGAGCCGCGGAGGACGTGCTGGCCGCCCTGGCACGGCTCGTGCACGACGCCGGGGTGACCGTGCTGCTCGCCGAACACCGGCTCGAACGGGTGGTCGGCTTCGCCGACGCCGTGATCTCTCTCGACGGCGGCCGCGCTCACGCCGGCGACCCCGCCGAGGTCTTCGCGACCGCCGCCGTGGCACCGCCGGTGGTGCAGCTGGCCCGCGTGGCCGGCTGGCAGCCGGTGCCGCTCACCGTGCGGGAGGCACGACGGCGCAGCGTACCGCTGCGCGAGAGTCTCGGTTCAGCCGCGCTTCCCACGCGTGAACCCGGGGAGGCGGCCCTGAGTGCCGAGCGGGTGCGGGTGGCCTACGACGACACCGTCGCCGTGGACGACGTCGACCTGCAGATCCGCGCCGGCGAGGTCACGGCGGTGATGGGGCGCAACGGGGCCGGGAAGTCCTCGCTGCTGTGGGCCCTCGCCGGCGCGCAGCAGCTCGCGAGCGGCCGCGTGCGTGGCCACGAGCAGGCGGCCCTGGTGCCGCAGTCCCCGGAGGACCTGCTCTACCTGCTCACCGTGGCGGCCGAGTGCCGCACCGCCGATGCCGACGCCGGAGCGCAGCCCGGGACCACCCGTTCACTGCTGGACGCGCTCGTCCCCGGGATCGACGAGGACGCCAACCCGCGCGACCTCTCCGAGGGGCAGCGCCTGGCGCTCGCGGTGGCGATCCAGCTGGCGCGCAGCCCCCGGGTGATGCTGCTGGACGAGCCTACCCGCGGCCTGGACTACGCCGCCAAGGAGCATCTCGCCGCGGCCCTGGACCGGCTCACCGGCACCGGTCACGCCGTGGTGGTGGCCAGCCACGATGTGGAGTTCGTGGCCCAGGTGGCCGATCGGGTGGTGCAGCTCGCTGACGGTTCAGTGGTGGCCGACGGTCCGGTGCGGGAGGTGCTGGCCGACTCCGCGCTGCTCGCCCCGCAGGTGGCGAAGGTACTCAGTCCGCAGCGCTGGCTGACGGTGGCCGAGGTGAGCGCAGCGCTGGCCCAGGGGGACTCGTGA